A single Ochrobactrum sp. BTU1 DNA region contains:
- a CDS encoding flavin reductase family protein — translation MAHPNRLNSAALDLIPNTATADELKAAMRQLAAGISVLTTGTGDARTGATVTSATALSVEPPTIIVNINLTASVWPTINAERRFCLNILSSEQQSVADRFAGRNGEKGAARYEGAEWYALASGALALKGALASIDCEVEEIIERHTHAIIIGRALKIVSGNGEPLIYHHGHYHTLTR, via the coding sequence ATGGCACATCCCAACAGACTGAACTCTGCAGCGCTCGATTTGATCCCCAATACGGCCACGGCGGATGAATTGAAAGCTGCGATGCGACAGCTTGCTGCCGGCATCAGCGTCCTGACCACAGGAACGGGCGACGCCAGAACTGGTGCAACCGTGACCTCTGCGACCGCTCTTTCGGTCGAACCACCGACAATAATCGTCAATATTAATCTGACTGCCTCGGTCTGGCCGACAATCAATGCCGAACGCCGCTTCTGCCTCAACATCTTATCGAGCGAGCAGCAGTCTGTGGCCGACCGTTTCGCAGGCCGCAATGGTGAGAAAGGTGCCGCGCGCTATGAGGGCGCGGAATGGTATGCGCTTGCGAGCGGCGCGTTGGCACTGAAAGGCGCACTCGCTTCCATCGATTGCGAGGTTGAAGAGATCATCGAACGTCATACCCATGCCATCATCATCGGTCGCGCGCTTAAGATTGTAAGTGGTAACGGTGAACCACTCATCTATCATCACGGACACTATCACACGCTGACACGCTAA